The following coding sequences lie in one Micromonospora sp. R77 genomic window:
- a CDS encoding succinate dehydrogenase cytochrome b subunit has protein sequence MHWTPDRTAPSVDGVVITKTRSPIRSNVGLKAVMAVTGILLVLFLIAHMLGNLKIFTGAEAFNHYAHWLRDLGTPLLAPGWYLWLQRGVLTVAVLGHIAAATVLALRARAARPVQYAHRKKVHGSYAARTMRWGGVIILLFVIYHILDLTTGTLNPVGDSARPHSNVVADFAPERWYVTLFYTLAVVALGFHLRHGAFSAFRSLGQQTPKGERRARALALVFAVALTVGYLVVPFAVLTGLVS, from the coding sequence ATGCATTGGACGCCTGATCGAACTGCTCCTAGCGTCGATGGCGTGGTAATCACGAAAACTCGGTCGCCCATCCGCTCGAACGTCGGCCTCAAGGCCGTCATGGCGGTGACGGGCATTCTCCTGGTGCTCTTCCTCATCGCGCACATGCTCGGCAACCTGAAGATCTTCACGGGTGCCGAGGCCTTCAACCACTACGCGCACTGGCTGCGCGACCTGGGCACCCCCCTGCTCGCGCCCGGCTGGTACCTGTGGCTGCAGCGGGGCGTGCTCACCGTGGCCGTGCTCGGTCACATCGCCGCCGCCACCGTGCTGGCGCTGCGCGCCCGGGCCGCCCGCCCGGTGCAGTACGCGCACCGCAAGAAGGTGCACGGCAGCTACGCGGCCCGGACCATGCGCTGGGGTGGGGTGATCATCCTGCTGTTCGTGATCTACCACATCCTGGACCTCACCACCGGCACCCTGAACCCGGTCGGCGACTCGGCCCGCCCGCACAGCAACGTGGTGGCCGACTTCGCCCCCGAGCGCTGGTACGTGACGCTCTTCTACACCCTGGCCGTGGTGGCGCTCGGTTTCCACCTGCGCCACGGCGCCTTCAGCGCGTTCCGCAGCCTCGGTCAGCAGACGCCGAAGGGTGAGCGCCGTGCCCGCGCCCTCGCCCTGGTCTTCGCCGTCGCGCTGACCGTCGGCTACCTGGTGGTTCCGTTCGCCGTACTCACCGGATTGGTGTCCTGA
- a CDS encoding LysR family transcriptional regulator, producing the protein MEMQLHQLKYFVAVAEVRHFTQAADLVGITQPSLSKQIHALEADLGAPLFERVRGNIALTSAGEVLLPLAKRILADVDTATREVQELVGLRRGRVRLGATPSLATSLAPPVLRRFRDAHPTVDLRVEEGGSQDLVRDLVRGDLDLALIIMPAQGTDPGLRADPILRESLVVASVDPLPAAAAGGELRITDLRDQPLVMFREGYDLRDATLQACREAGFEPTLSVDGGEMDAVLSFVEAGLGAALVPGIVVARRPGIRVTRLAPPGVRRTIAVARRRDVVPTHAGRELRRILLEYVHDATATDQLPPGVEPLT; encoded by the coding sequence ATAGAGATGCAGCTGCATCAGTTGAAGTACTTCGTCGCGGTCGCAGAAGTACGACATTTCACCCAAGCTGCCGATCTGGTGGGCATCACCCAGCCTTCGTTGAGTAAGCAAATTCACGCCCTGGAGGCCGACCTCGGGGCCCCGCTCTTCGAACGGGTAAGGGGCAACATCGCCCTCACCTCGGCCGGCGAGGTGCTGCTGCCGCTGGCCAAACGGATCCTCGCCGACGTGGACACCGCCACCCGCGAGGTCCAGGAGCTCGTCGGTCTGCGCCGGGGCCGGGTCCGGCTCGGCGCCACCCCCAGCCTGGCCACCTCCCTCGCCCCGCCGGTGCTGCGCCGGTTCCGCGACGCCCACCCGACCGTCGACCTGCGCGTGGAGGAGGGCGGCTCGCAGGACCTGGTCCGCGACCTGGTCCGCGGCGACCTCGACCTGGCGCTGATCATCATGCCGGCCCAGGGCACCGACCCCGGCCTGCGCGCCGACCCGATCCTGCGGGAGAGCCTGGTGGTCGCCTCGGTGGACCCGCTGCCCGCCGCCGCGGCCGGCGGCGAGCTGCGCATCACCGACCTGCGCGACCAGCCCCTGGTCATGTTCCGCGAGGGGTACGACCTGCGCGACGCCACCCTCCAGGCGTGCCGGGAGGCCGGCTTCGAGCCCACCCTGTCGGTCGACGGCGGCGAGATGGACGCCGTGCTCAGCTTCGTCGAGGCGGGGCTCGGCGCCGCCCTGGTGCCCGGCATCGTGGTCGCCCGCCGGCCCGGCATCCGGGTCACCCGGCTCGCCCCGCCGGGCGTCCGGCGGACCATCGCGGTGGCCCGGCGCCGGGACGTCGTCCCCACCCACGCCGGCCGCGAGCTGCGCCGGATCCTGCTGGAGTACGTCCACGACGCCACCGCCACCGACCAGCTCCCGCCCGGCGTGGAGCCGTTGACCTAG
- a CDS encoding TetR/AcrR family transcriptional regulator, with protein sequence MARAGLTRERLIRAGADLGDEVGFDQVTVSALARRFGVTVASLYSHVRNSSDLRTGIALLALDELADRAADALAGRSGKDALTAFANVYRDYARQHPGRWAAAQLRLDPETAAASGGGRHARMTWAVLRAYDLPEPDRTHAVRLLGSVFHGFVSLELAGGFDHSAPDPQESWARVLDGVDALLRNWPAAGPG encoded by the coding sequence ATGGCACGTGCGGGACTGACCAGGGAACGGCTGATCCGGGCGGGGGCGGATCTGGGCGACGAGGTGGGGTTCGACCAGGTGACCGTCTCGGCGCTGGCCCGTCGGTTCGGCGTCACGGTGGCCAGCCTCTATTCGCACGTCCGGAACTCGTCCGACCTCAGGACCGGGATCGCGCTGCTCGCGCTGGACGAGCTTGCCGACCGGGCCGCCGACGCGCTGGCCGGGCGGTCCGGCAAGGACGCCCTGACCGCCTTCGCGAACGTCTACCGGGACTACGCCCGCCAGCACCCCGGCCGCTGGGCCGCCGCCCAGCTGAGGCTCGACCCGGAGACGGCGGCCGCCAGCGGCGGCGGCCGGCACGCACGGATGACGTGGGCGGTGCTGCGCGCCTACGACCTGCCGGAACCCGACCGGACGCACGCCGTCCGCCTGCTGGGCAGCGTCTTCCACGGCTTTGTCAGCCTGGAGCTCGCCGGCGGGTTCGACCACAGCGCCCCCGACCCGCAGGAGAGCTGGGCCCGGGTCCTGGACGGGGTCGACGCCCTGCTGCGCAACTGGCCCGCGGCCGGCCCGGGCTAG
- a CDS encoding FBP domain-containing protein: MTPLTESEIRAAFVNCTKGEAKRLTVPRDLADRPWADLDYLGWRDPQAPDRAYLVTTLDDRPTALALRCPSPGPRQSRRSMCSLCLTAPAGGVDLMVARKAGKAGQQGNSVGTYLCGDLACSLYLRGKKDAGAGARLPESLTLDEKIQRTVANLAAFVARVVA, from the coding sequence ATGACACCGCTGACCGAGTCCGAGATCCGTGCCGCCTTCGTGAACTGCACCAAGGGCGAGGCGAAGCGCCTGACCGTTCCGCGTGACCTGGCCGACCGCCCCTGGGCCGACCTCGACTACCTCGGCTGGCGGGATCCGCAGGCGCCCGACCGGGCGTACCTCGTCACCACGCTGGACGACCGGCCGACGGCCCTCGCGCTGCGCTGCCCCAGCCCCGGGCCCCGGCAGTCGCGGCGCAGCATGTGCTCCCTCTGCCTGACCGCGCCGGCCGGCGGCGTCGACCTGATGGTCGCGCGCAAGGCGGGCAAGGCCGGGCAGCAGGGCAACTCGGTGGGCACCTACCTCTGCGGCGATCTCGCCTGCTCCCTGTATCTGCGGGGGAAGAAGGACGCGGGGGCCGGTGCGCGGCTGCCCGAGTCGCTCACCCTCGACGAGAAGATCCAGCGGACGGTGGCGAATCTCGCCGCCTTCGTGGCCCGGGTGGTCGCCTGA
- a CDS encoding NAD(P)/FAD-dependent oxidoreductase: protein MAPAGRAVVIGASMGGLLAARALSDAYAEVVLLDRDVLPDGPASRRGVPQGRQLHVLLDRGRQVLGELFPGLGAELTARGVCPVDLHGEVHWYNDGHRMRRAPSDLIAYGMSRPLLEQVVRERVRALPGVRVLAGHEVTGLLLTTDRRRVTGVRVVTADRTELALPADLVVDAGGRGSRSPVWLADAGFRPAPEERVEVDVTYVTRTYRREPGQLEGMLGALANAVPGRPRAGIVAPQEDGRFAVVLSGVLGEQPPTDDEGMAAFAATLPAPQIGALLRTARPVDPPARMRFPASVRRRYERLRRLPEGHLVFGDGLCSFNPIYGQGMTVAALEALLLRRLLAEGGDGLARRFYRGAARLIDAPWQISVGTDLRFPEVTGRRTLRVRLVNAYLARLHAAATTDARLGAAFLRVLNLVDPPTRLLTPALLVRVLRGPRRPEPVPQRPSASSIAR from the coding sequence ATGGCACCTGCCGGACGCGCCGTGGTGATCGGCGCCAGCATGGGCGGGCTGCTCGCGGCCCGCGCCCTGAGCGACGCGTACGCCGAGGTCGTCCTGCTGGACCGGGACGTCCTGCCGGACGGCCCGGCCAGCCGGCGCGGTGTCCCGCAGGGGCGCCAGCTGCACGTGCTGCTGGACCGGGGCCGGCAGGTGCTCGGCGAGCTCTTCCCCGGTCTCGGCGCCGAGCTGACCGCCCGCGGAGTCTGCCCGGTCGACCTGCACGGCGAGGTGCACTGGTACAACGACGGGCACCGGATGCGGCGGGCCCCGTCCGACCTGATCGCCTACGGCATGAGCCGCCCGCTGCTGGAGCAGGTGGTCCGCGAGCGGGTCCGCGCCCTGCCCGGGGTGCGGGTGCTGGCCGGGCACGAGGTGACCGGGCTGCTCCTCACCACCGACCGACGGCGGGTCACCGGCGTCCGGGTGGTCACCGCGGACCGGACCGAGCTGGCGCTCCCGGCCGACCTGGTGGTGGACGCCGGCGGCCGGGGCAGCCGGAGCCCGGTCTGGCTCGCCGACGCCGGCTTCCGGCCCGCCCCCGAGGAACGGGTCGAGGTGGACGTCACCTACGTCACCCGCACCTACCGGCGGGAGCCGGGCCAGCTGGAGGGGATGCTGGGCGCGCTGGCCAACGCGGTGCCCGGACGCCCGCGCGCCGGCATCGTCGCCCCGCAGGAGGACGGCCGGTTCGCGGTGGTGCTCAGCGGGGTGCTCGGGGAGCAGCCGCCCACCGACGACGAGGGGATGGCCGCGTTCGCGGCGACGCTGCCCGCCCCGCAGATCGGCGCGCTGCTGCGCACCGCACGGCCGGTGGACCCGCCGGCCCGGATGCGTTTCCCGGCCAGCGTCCGGCGCCGCTACGAGCGGCTGCGCCGGCTGCCCGAGGGCCACCTGGTCTTCGGCGACGGGCTGTGCAGCTTCAACCCGATCTACGGCCAGGGCATGACGGTGGCCGCCCTGGAGGCGCTGCTGCTGCGCCGGCTGCTCGCCGAGGGCGGCGACGGGCTGGCCCGGCGCTTCTACCGGGGCGCGGCCCGGCTGATCGACGCGCCCTGGCAGATCTCGGTCGGCACCGACCTGCGCTTCCCCGAGGTCACCGGCCGGCGCACCCTGCGGGTCCGGCTGGTCAACGCCTATCTCGCCCGGCTGCACGCGGCGGCCACCACCGACGCCCGCCTCGGCGCGGCCTTCCTGCGGGTGCTCAACCTGGTCGACCCGCCGACCCGGCTGCTCACCCCCGCCCTGCTGGTCCGCGTGCTGCGCGGCCCGCGCCGGCCGGAGCCGGTACCTCAGCGCCCCTCGGCGTCGTCCATCGCCCGGTAG
- the hrpA gene encoding ATP-dependent RNA helicase HrpA, whose amino-acid sequence MQNPAVPAAPDSVRELHRRLPTLMFRDQRRLQRRLDGVRKLRDPQRREAALAEIGADVARAEARLAGRRAAVPTITYPAQLPVSERRDDIAAAIRDHQVVIVAGETGSGKTTQLPKICLELGRGITGLIGHTQPRRLAARTVADRIAEELGTELGDVVGYKVRFTDQVGDNSLVKLMTDGILLAELQTDRMLRQYDTLIIDEAHERSLNIDFILGYLKQLLPRRPDLKVIITSATIETDRFAKHFADADGEPAPIVEVSGRTYPVEVRYRPLVEVTEADGEDAEDEENVRDQIQAIGDAVEELAAEGPGDILVFLSGEREIRDTADALGKLVESKRSLLGTEILPLYARLSAAEQHRVFAPHGGRRVVLATNVAETSLTVPGIKYVVDPGTARISRYSSRLKVQRLPIEPVSQASANQRKGRCGRTSDGICIRLYDEQDFAARPEFTDPEILRTNLASVILQMTSIGLGDVAAFPFLDPPDRRNVTDGVNLLHELGALDPAETDPAKRLTALGRRLAQLPVDPRLARMVLEGERNGCATEVVVIAAALSIQDPRERPADKQAQADQAHARFADKESDFVSFLNLWRYLREQQRELSSSAFRRMCKAEYLNYLRVREWQDIVSQLRQVLRTPDKGDGRRGPAADLPEEIDTPKVHQSLLPGLLSHVGLKDAQKHEYLGARGAKFGLFPGSALFKKPPRWVMAAELVETSRLWGRVNGRVEPEWVEPLAQHLVKRSYSEPHWEKKQAAVMAYEKVTLYGIPLVTSRKVNFGRIDPALSRELFIRHALVEGDWSTHHRFWADNRRLLTEIEELESRARRRDILVDDETIFGFYDARIPADVVSGRHFDSWWKKTRRDQPDLLTFTRDLLVNSGRGGVDEADYPDEWRADGVALPLTYRFEPGTPTDGVTVDIPLPLLTQVPAESFDWQVPGLREELVVALIRSLPKAIRRNFVPVPDYARAALAAMPAGEEPLLDALTRQLRRMTGVTVPRDAWDLPKLPPHLRVTFRVLGDDDKPVAEGKDLPALQRQLRQEVRQVVAAAAPDVARTGLKEWNIGTLPRTIEQVRAGYAVTAYPALVDEGATVGVKVFDSPGEQEAAHWAGTRRLLRLTVPSPAKFLQGRLSNEAKLALSRNPHGGVQQLIEDAAGAAIDKLIGDAGGPAWDAEGFAALRDRVRADLVDTVVEVMDRVRRVLAAAYAVEQRLGATRNLAVVAALADIRAQLGGLVHAGFITEAGYARLPDLLRYLTAIERRLDRLAGNPQRDKQQQDRIAVVQKEYQDMLAALPPSRRQSTAVRQIRWMIEELRVNVFAQALGTPYPVSEQRIYRAMDDAEGR is encoded by the coding sequence ATGCAGAATCCAGCCGTACCCGCCGCGCCCGACTCCGTCCGCGAGCTGCACCGCCGCCTGCCCACCCTGATGTTCCGCGACCAGCGTCGGCTCCAGCGCCGGCTGGACGGGGTCCGCAAGCTGCGCGACCCGCAGCGGCGCGAGGCCGCGCTCGCCGAGATCGGCGCCGACGTCGCCCGGGCCGAGGCGCGGCTGGCGGGCCGCCGGGCCGCCGTCCCGACGATCACCTATCCGGCCCAGCTGCCGGTCAGCGAGCGGCGGGACGACATCGCGGCGGCGATCCGCGACCACCAGGTGGTGATCGTGGCCGGCGAGACCGGCTCCGGCAAGACCACCCAGCTGCCCAAGATCTGCCTGGAGCTGGGGCGCGGGATCACCGGGCTGATCGGGCACACCCAGCCCCGGCGGCTCGCCGCGCGGACGGTGGCGGACCGGATCGCCGAGGAGCTCGGCACCGAGCTGGGCGACGTGGTCGGCTACAAGGTCCGCTTCACCGACCAGGTGGGCGACAACAGCCTGGTCAAGCTGATGACCGACGGCATCCTCCTGGCCGAGCTGCAGACCGACCGGATGCTGCGCCAGTACGACACGCTGATCATCGACGAGGCGCACGAGCGCAGCCTCAACATCGACTTCATCCTCGGTTACCTCAAGCAGCTGCTGCCCCGGCGTCCCGACCTCAAGGTGATCATCACCTCGGCGACCATCGAGACCGACCGGTTCGCGAAGCACTTCGCCGACGCCGACGGCGAGCCCGCGCCGATCGTCGAGGTCTCCGGGCGGACCTATCCGGTCGAGGTGCGCTACCGGCCGCTGGTGGAGGTCACCGAGGCCGACGGGGAGGACGCCGAGGACGAGGAGAACGTCCGCGACCAGATCCAGGCGATCGGCGACGCGGTCGAGGAGCTGGCCGCCGAGGGACCCGGCGACATCCTGGTCTTCCTCAGCGGCGAGCGGGAGATCCGGGACACCGCCGACGCGCTCGGCAAGCTGGTGGAGTCCAAGCGCTCGCTGCTGGGCACCGAGATCCTGCCGCTGTACGCGCGGCTTTCGGCCGCCGAGCAGCACCGGGTCTTCGCCCCGCACGGCGGACGGCGGGTGGTGCTGGCCACCAACGTCGCGGAGACCTCACTGACCGTCCCCGGCATCAAGTACGTGGTGGACCCGGGTACGGCCCGGATCTCCCGCTACTCCAGCCGGCTCAAGGTGCAGCGGCTGCCCATCGAGCCGGTCTCCCAGGCGTCGGCGAACCAGCGCAAGGGGCGCTGCGGTCGTACCTCGGACGGCATCTGCATCCGCCTCTACGACGAGCAGGACTTCGCGGCCCGGCCCGAGTTCACCGACCCGGAGATCCTGCGGACCAACCTGGCCTCGGTCATCCTCCAGATGACCTCGATCGGGCTGGGTGACGTCGCCGCCTTCCCGTTCCTCGACCCGCCGGACCGGCGCAACGTCACCGACGGCGTGAACCTGCTGCACGAGCTGGGCGCGCTCGACCCGGCCGAGACCGACCCGGCGAAGCGGCTCACCGCGCTGGGCCGGCGGCTGGCGCAGCTCCCGGTGGACCCCCGGCTGGCCCGAATGGTGCTGGAGGGCGAGCGCAACGGCTGCGCCACCGAGGTGGTGGTGATCGCCGCCGCGCTCTCCATCCAGGACCCCCGGGAACGGCCGGCCGACAAGCAGGCCCAGGCCGACCAGGCGCACGCCCGGTTCGCCGACAAGGAGTCGGACTTCGTCTCCTTCCTGAACCTGTGGCGTTACCTGCGGGAGCAACAGCGGGAGTTGTCCTCCAGCGCGTTCCGCCGGATGTGCAAGGCGGAATACCTCAACTACCTGCGGGTGCGCGAGTGGCAGGACATCGTCAGTCAGTTGCGCCAGGTGTTGCGTACCCCGGACAAGGGTGACGGTCGGCGCGGGCCGGCCGCCGACCTGCCGGAGGAGATCGACACCCCGAAGGTGCACCAGTCGCTGCTGCCCGGCCTGCTGTCGCACGTCGGGCTCAAGGACGCGCAGAAGCACGAATACCTCGGCGCCCGGGGGGCGAAGTTCGGCCTCTTCCCCGGATCGGCGCTGTTCAAGAAGCCGCCGCGCTGGGTGATGGCCGCCGAACTGGTGGAGACCTCCCGGCTGTGGGGCCGGGTCAACGGCCGGGTCGAGCCGGAGTGGGTGGAACCGCTCGCCCAGCACCTGGTCAAGCGCAGCTACAGCGAGCCGCACTGGGAGAAGAAGCAGGCCGCCGTGATGGCCTACGAGAAGGTCACCCTGTACGGCATCCCGCTGGTCACCTCCCGCAAGGTCAATTTCGGCCGGATCGATCCGGCGCTGAGCCGGGAGCTGTTCATCCGGCACGCCCTGGTGGAGGGCGACTGGTCCACCCACCACCGGTTCTGGGCCGACAACCGCCGGCTGCTCACCGAGATCGAGGAGCTGGAGAGCCGGGCCCGCCGGCGGGACATCCTAGTCGACGACGAGACGATCTTCGGCTTCTACGACGCGCGGATCCCCGCCGACGTGGTCTCCGGCCGGCACTTCGACTCGTGGTGGAAGAAGACCCGCCGCGACCAGCCGGACCTGCTCACCTTCACCCGCGACCTGCTGGTCAACTCCGGTCGCGGCGGGGTGGACGAGGCCGACTACCCGGACGAGTGGCGGGCCGACGGGGTGGCGCTGCCGCTGACCTACCGGTTCGAGCCGGGCACCCCCACCGACGGCGTCACCGTGGACATCCCGCTGCCGCTGCTCACCCAGGTGCCGGCCGAGAGCTTCGACTGGCAGGTGCCCGGCCTGCGCGAGGAGTTGGTGGTGGCGCTGATCCGGTCGCTGCCCAAGGCGATCCGGCGCAACTTCGTCCCGGTGCCCGACTACGCCCGCGCGGCCCTCGCCGCGATGCCGGCCGGCGAGGAGCCGCTGCTCGACGCGCTCACCCGGCAGCTGCGCCGGATGACCGGGGTCACCGTCCCCCGGGACGCCTGGGACCTGCCGAAGCTCCCGCCGCACCTGCGGGTCACCTTCCGGGTGCTCGGCGACGACGACAAGCCGGTCGCCGAGGGCAAGGACCTGCCGGCCCTGCAACGCCAGCTCCGCCAGGAGGTACGCCAGGTCGTCGCCGCCGCCGCGCCGGACGTCGCCCGGACCGGCCTCAAGGAATGGAACATCGGCACCCTTCCCCGCACCATCGAGCAGGTGCGGGCCGGCTACGCGGTGACCGCGTACCCGGCGCTGGTGGACGAGGGCGCGACGGTCGGGGTGAAGGTGTTCGACTCCCCCGGCGAGCAGGAGGCCGCGCACTGGGCGGGCACCCGGCGGCTGCTGCGGCTCACCGTGCCGTCGCCGGCGAAGTTCCTCCAGGGGCGGCTGAGCAACGAGGCGAAGCTGGCGCTGTCGCGCAACCCGCACGGCGGGGTCCAGCAGCTCATCGAGGACGCGGCGGGCGCGGCGATCGACAAGCTGATCGGCGACGCGGGCGGCCCGGCCTGGGACGCCGAGGGCTTCGCCGCGCTGCGCGACAGGGTCCGCGCCGACCTGGTCGACACCGTGGTCGAGGTGATGGACCGGGTCCGCCGGGTGCTGGCCGCCGCGTACGCCGTCGAGCAGCGCCTCGGCGCCACCCGGAACCTGGCCGTGGTGGCCGCCCTGGCGGACATCCGCGCCCAGCTCGGCGGCCTGGTGCACGCCGGCTTCATCACCGAGGCCGGCTACGCCCGCCTGCCCGACCTGCTGCGCTACCTGACTGCGATCGAGCGGCGGCTGGACCGGCTGGCCGGCAACCCGCAGCGGGACAAACAGCAGCAGGACCGGATCGCGGTGGTGCAGAAGGAGTACCAGGACATGCTGGCCGCGCTGCCGCCGAGCCGACGGCAGTCGACGGCGGTACGGCAGATCCGCTGGATGATCGAGGAGCTGCGGGTGAACGTCTTCGCGCAGGCGCTCGGCACCCCGTACCCGGTGTCGGAGCAGCGGATCTACCGGGCGATGGACGACGCCGAGGGGCGCTGA
- a CDS encoding cytidine deaminase, with protein MIGLEWPPSDVEHGGGMIMRDTDRALVQAATAVAKLRCRSAQHTVAAAARTTDGRLFTGVNVNHFTGGPCAELVVVGAAATQGAGELETIVAVGDRGRGVVPPCGRCRQVLLDYFPSLRVIVGPPDALRPVPITELLPETYVRTDHPVEVPAAPRTGVWPMPVVPGSRAAAED; from the coding sequence GTGATCGGGCTAGAGTGGCCGCCGAGCGACGTCGAGCACGGGGGCGGGATGATCATGCGGGACACCGACCGGGCGCTGGTGCAGGCCGCCACCGCCGTCGCCAAGCTCCGCTGCCGCAGCGCCCAGCACACCGTCGCCGCCGCCGCGCGGACCACCGACGGCCGGCTCTTCACCGGCGTGAACGTCAACCACTTCACCGGTGGGCCGTGCGCGGAACTCGTGGTCGTCGGGGCCGCCGCCACCCAGGGGGCGGGCGAGCTGGAGACCATCGTCGCGGTGGGGGACCGGGGCCGGGGAGTCGTCCCGCCGTGCGGTCGCTGCCGGCAGGTGCTGCTCGACTACTTCCCGTCGCTGCGGGTCATCGTCGGCCCGCCGGACGCGCTGCGTCCGGTGCCGATCACCGAGCTGCTGCCCGAGACGTACGTCCGGACGGACCACCCGGTCGAGGTGCCGGCGGCGCCCCGGACCGGGGTGTGGCCGATGCCGGTGGTGCCGGGGAGCCGGGCCGCCGCCGAGGACTGA
- a CDS encoding YciI family protein produces MRFDQHTVVLLVRPTDAPDLPRDVADRLQDAHLAHQAGLVEQGAVLAAGPFLGGDDERVRGFAVLSVDPEMARELYANDPAVRAGRLVAQVMSWMVPEGNVRFERVPVPTSMLEVAAGD; encoded by the coding sequence ATGCGATTCGACCAGCACACGGTCGTGCTCCTGGTCCGCCCGACCGACGCGCCAGACCTGCCCCGCGATGTCGCCGACCGGTTGCAGGACGCGCACCTCGCCCACCAGGCGGGGCTGGTGGAGCAGGGCGCGGTGCTCGCCGCCGGGCCGTTCCTCGGCGGCGACGACGAGCGGGTACGCGGCTTCGCCGTGCTCTCCGTGGACCCGGAGATGGCGCGGGAGCTCTACGCCAACGACCCGGCGGTCCGGGCCGGCCGGCTGGTCGCCCAGGTGATGAGCTGGATGGTCCCGGAGGGCAACGTGCGATTCGAGCGGGTGCCGGTGCCGACCTCGATGCTGGAGGTGGCCGCCGGGGACTGA
- a CDS encoding iron ABC transporter permease has protein sequence MTTVAARPVQAGAPARRPGVRRPVVVAAAVLLLVLALLASLALGSRPLALAQVWQALTAPDGGEASSIVRELRLPRTALGLTVGLALAVAGVLFQALTRNPLAEPRILGISAGASFGVVLAIAVFGVGTLGGYVWFGIGGALLAGLLVFAVANRTREGAGPVTLALVGAALDASLASVVYALLSIDARTFEEYRFWVVGGLTGRDLAVAGQVLPFVAGGVLLAALVARGLDALALGDDVARGLGHRTGRVRLTGGVAAVLLTGAAVAAAGPIAFVGLAVPHLARALVGADHRWTLLVAALLGPTLLLGADVVGRLIAPPGEVPAGIVTALVGAPLLALLVRRARVVTA, from the coding sequence GTGACCACCGTTGCCGCCCGGCCCGTGCAGGCCGGTGCCCCGGCCCGCCGACCGGGCGTCCGCCGGCCCGTGGTCGTCGCGGCGGCGGTGCTCCTGCTGGTGCTGGCCCTGCTCGCCAGCCTCGCCCTCGGCAGCCGGCCGCTCGCCCTCGCGCAGGTGTGGCAGGCGCTGACCGCACCGGACGGCGGGGAGGCCAGCAGCATCGTCCGCGAGCTGCGGCTGCCGCGGACCGCCCTCGGACTCACCGTCGGCCTCGCGCTCGCCGTCGCCGGTGTGCTCTTCCAGGCGCTCACCCGCAACCCCCTCGCCGAGCCGCGGATCCTCGGCATCAGCGCCGGTGCCTCCTTCGGCGTGGTGCTGGCCATCGCGGTGTTCGGCGTCGGCACCCTCGGCGGATACGTCTGGTTCGGCATCGGCGGCGCCCTGCTGGCCGGCCTGCTGGTCTTCGCGGTGGCCAACCGCACCCGCGAGGGCGCCGGCCCGGTCACCCTCGCGCTGGTCGGCGCGGCCCTCGACGCCAGTCTCGCCTCCGTCGTGTACGCCCTGCTCAGCATCGACGCCCGCACCTTCGAGGAGTACCGGTTCTGGGTCGTCGGCGGCCTCACCGGCCGGGACCTCGCCGTCGCCGGGCAGGTGCTGCCCTTCGTCGCGGGCGGCGTGCTGCTGGCCGCCCTGGTCGCCCGGGGCCTCGACGCGCTCGCCCTCGGCGACGACGTCGCCCGCGGCCTGGGCCACCGCACCGGCCGGGTACGCCTCACCGGTGGCGTCGCCGCCGTGCTGCTCACCGGCGCCGCCGTCGCCGCCGCCGGCCCGATCGCCTTCGTCGGGCTCGCCGTGCCGCACCTGGCCCGCGCCCTGGTCGGCGCCGACCACCGGTGGACCCTGCTGGTCGCCGCCCTGCTCGGACCGACCCTGCTGCTCGGCGCCGACGTCGTCGGCCGGCTGATCGCCCCGCCCGGCGAGGTGCCCGCCGGCATCGTCACCGCGCTGGTCGGCGCCCCGCTGCTCGCCCTCCTCGTCCGCCGCGCCCGCGTGGTGACCGCGTGA
- a CDS encoding iron chelate uptake ABC transporter family permease subunit: MSAFVSTTGSGVGHLPGRWLLRTGPVSVHVRRRSVGVAVVLTVLLAAAGVLSLSLGTPYVAPADVLRALTGAGTPYDLVVLDLRLPRLVLAAVAGAAFGVAGTLIQSVARNPLASPDVIGITQGAGLAATVALTSGAAAVLVAPAALVGALAAAALVLALGARHGLAAQRFVLAGVAVAFALRALTEVVMLTADPIDGRARAAG; the protein is encoded by the coding sequence GTGAGCGCGTTCGTCTCCACCACCGGTTCCGGCGTCGGTCACCTGCCGGGGCGGTGGCTGCTGCGGACCGGTCCGGTGAGCGTGCACGTCCGCCGCCGCTCCGTCGGCGTCGCCGTCGTGCTCACCGTGCTGCTGGCCGCCGCCGGGGTGCTCAGCCTCTCCCTCGGCACCCCGTACGTCGCCCCGGCCGACGTGCTGCGCGCGCTCACCGGCGCCGGCACCCCGTACGACCTGGTGGTGCTGGACCTGCGGCTGCCGCGGCTGGTGCTCGCGGCGGTGGCCGGCGCGGCGTTCGGGGTGGCCGGCACGCTGATCCAGAGCGTCGCCCGCAATCCCCTCGCCAGCCCCGACGTCATCGGCATCACCCAGGGCGCCGGGCTGGCCGCGACGGTCGCGTTGACCAGCGGGGCCGCCGCCGTCCTGGTGGCACCGGCCGCGCTGGTCGGCGCGCTGGCGGCTGCCGCCCTGGTGCTCGCCCTCGGTGCCCGGCACGGCCTGGCCGCGCAGCGGTTCGTCCTCGCCGGGGTGGCCGTGGCGTTCGCGCTGCGCGCGCTCACCGAGGTGGTCATGCTCACCGCCGACCCGATCGACGGGCGCGCGCGCGCAGCTGGCTGA